The Coraliomargarita parva genomic sequence ATATCGCCATGGTCGACTCCGACCGCGGGATCACCAATCTCCATGTGCCGAGCGATGTGATCATCGACGCTTCCATGCCGGCTGCAATTCGTACTTCCGGCCAAATGTGGAACAAGGAGGGCAAGCAGCAGGACACGAACTTTGTCATCCCTGACCGCTGCTATGCCGGTGTTTACGCGGAAACCATCGACTTCTGCAAGAAGAACGGTGCCTTCGATCCCGCCACCATGGGGAGCGTGCCGAATGTCGGCCTCATGGCCCAGAAGGCCGAGGAATACGGTTCGCATGACAAGACCTTCGAAGTCCCTGAAGACGGCACCGTGCGCTTGGTGAATGCCGCGGGGGAAATCATTCTCCAGCACGCAGTGGAGCAGGGCGACATTTGGCGTGCCTGCCAAGTTAAGGATGCGCCGATTCGCGACTGGGTGAAACTGGCCGTGACTCGTGCCCGTGCCACCGGTGTGCCCGCCATCTTCTGGTTGGATGCCCAGCGTGCGCACGACGCCCAGCTGATCGAGAAGGTGAACACCTACCTGAAGGATCACGACACCGAAGGTTTGGATATTCGTATCTTGCCCCCTGAGGAGGCGACCCGTGTCTCGCTTGAGCGGGCGAAGGCCGGAGAGGACACCATTTCGGTGACAGGGAATGTGCTGCGTGACTACCTGACCGATTTGTTCCCGATTCTGGAGCTCGGCACCAGTGCCAAGATGCTTTCCATCGTTCCCTTGATGAATGGTGGCGGGCTCTTTGAAACCGGTGCCGGTGGTTCCGCGCCGAAGCACGTGCAGCAGTTCGAGAAGGAGAACTACCTGCGTTGGGATTCCCTGGGCGAGTTCCTGGCTCTGGGCGTTTCCCTTGAGCATTTGGCCACGGTCTTCAGCAATGCCAAGGCACAGGTGCTGGCCGAAACACTCGACGCAGCCAATGCTAAGTTCCTCGAGGAGAACAAGTCGCCGGCCCGTAAGCTCGGAAGCATCGACAACCGCGGCAGCCATTTCTACCTCGCTCTTTATTGGGCGGAAGCGCTGGCCGCGCAGGACAAGGATGCTGACTTGAAAGCTCGTTTCACGCCTTTGGCGAAAGCGCTTTCTGAAAGCGAGTCTAAGATCGTCGACGAACTGATTTCCGCTCAGGGTAAGCCTATGGATATTGGCGGTTACTATCGCCCGGATCCGAAACTTGCCTCCGAAGCCATGCGTCCGAGCGCGACCTTTAACTCGGCTCTGGCCGCGCTCTAAGGAAAGCCACTTTGATCAGCCGCAGCAGGTTCAACCTGCTGTGGCTTTTGGGTGTTTCTTGGCTGCCAGGTTCAACGGGTCATGCCGGGATTTCCTGTAGAAGCGTCTGTCGTCGCTTCTCTACTATTTCTCTCTCCTGTAGAGAAACGACGAGAGTCGTTTCTAGGCCGGTTCCGGAGAAGTCGAGAATCGTGTTATGGAGATCGCAAAGATTGACGAACTCATTGCGGACCTGCGCCCGACGCACGAGCGTAGCGGGACCTTATACCACTTCGAAAAAATTCTGGTAGTTATGTGCTGCGAAATTTTGGAGCAGCGCAAGGCGGCGGGGCAGGAGTGCGCCGAGGCACATGACTGCCCGGGCAACGCCGCGAACTCCAAAATTTCGCGCATCCATTCTGGACAGGCCCAAATGGCTTCCAGAATTTTTTCGAAGTGGTATTAGATGATCATCGGGATCCGGATGGTCTCCTCAGTCAGGTTCAGGGGCACGCTTCCGTTGGCTTTGCCGTAGAGGCCGTCCTGACCGGTCATATGACCATGGTCCGAAGTGTAGATGATCACTGTATCTTTCAGTAGATCCCGGCCCTGCAGCGCGTCGAGCAAGCGGCCGATCTGCTCGTCGAGCAGAGTGACCGCGGCAAGGTATTGCGCGACCCATTCCTCGTGTTCCGTTATGTTACCTTCGTCCCCGTTCGAGCGTCCGGTCCAGCTGTTGTCGCCGTAGGGAACGAGCTTAGAGGCGAAGCTCCGGTAGTAGTGTTCGGCGTCGCCAATTGGAATCAGTATCTAAGCAGAGGGAAGTCGCCCAGTATAAGCGGGCGCTTTCTACGTTGGCGCATGCGAGCTGTGAGGATGACAAAAATCTCGGCGGTGGTAAATGCATCGCCGGCTGCAGTGTGACGTTCGATCGCCGGAATACCGAGTTGTACGCAGACCTCATCCAGTCCCGGCGGTCGCTGGTTCGCATATCCAGTGGGTCTAAAGGGGCTCAGTTCCTGTTGGGCTAGTTGTGCTGTGTCGATGGCCCGGTTTCTTAATTTGATATTAAACTGCTGCTTGAGTGCCTTGTTTATCATCTGGATGTCAAATCCGATATGGTGGCCCACGATTAACTTGTTTCCCAGACGCTGAAGGAATGCGAGCAGGACTTGCCTCAACGGTTGGCCCATTGCGCTTGCTGATGGCAGTATGCCGTGAACTTCGATGGCTTGATTCCAGGAGGCGTGGTCCTGATGGACGAGCCAGTCTTGAAGGCTTTCTATTTGGATCGCTCGGTCTTTTATTTCAATGCTTGCGAGTGACAGCAAACGGTCCCTTCGCGGGTTTAATCCCGAGGTTTCAGAGTCCAGGACAAGGATCCCAAGATCATCGAGCGCTTGTTTGCTGTCCTGTTTTTTACGTGTCTGGTCGCGGTATGCAGATAAAATACCTTGGGACTCCTGTTCTGGATTGCCTGCTTCCATTCGCTAGAGTGAAAATTCCGAACGAAGTTGGCCCTGAACCATGCGAAGGACGTCGAAGACATTCGAAAGGTGTGCACGTTCGAGTCGGGTGAGTTCGGCCGGATCGATGTAGCGGCCGTCATCTCCCCGTTTGAGTCCATTCAGAAGGCGGAGCCGCAGGAGAAAATCATAGGCCTCGTAGGCCAACTCGGCTGTTTCTTCGAGTTCCGGAACGGCCTCCTTTATTTGTTCATAGCGGCCACCGGTAGAATAATGCCGTGTCAGCCGGTACTTGAAGGCGAGTGCGCGTGCTGCGTCTCTCAGAGGGGATAAGGCGCGCTTCTTGAGGTCGAAGAGTCCGGCATGCATGCCTTTTTTCTCGACGATGTATTTGCCACGGAAGTTGAGTGGTGGTGGTACTGCAAGTGTCAGTTCGGCCAGTTTCCGCTGGAGTCTTACATCGTTCTCGACCTGGTCGAATACCGCGTCCCGCACACGTTGGGTCAGTTCTTTGCTGCCGCTTACATAGCGCAGGTCGAACAGGATGACAGAACGAAGCAGGGTATTTTCATCACTCCAGGTCGGAGTGCGTATTTCATTTAACCAGGTGGATTCACTCTGGCACCAATTTGGATTCGATGCCATCACGCCACCCTGACAGCGGGTGAAACCGCATTCGGTCATCAGCTCGATGACGTGGTTGCTGAAATCTAGAAAGAACTGTCGATTTGCAGCATCCTGCTTCGCGTTCCCGCTCTCGGCGTAAACGAGGGCATTATCCATGTCGGTGCGAAGGATCTGTTCACGACGTCCATCGCTTCCGACCGAAAGCCAAGCCCAGGGGACGGCCGGGAATCGACGCTCATGGTCTGCCATATGCTCCGCTGCCATCCCGACAAGGCGCTGGGTCAATTCATCGTACAGCTCCCCGCAAATTTGCCCGAGAAAAATTCCTGAGATCGCATTGGTGGCATAGCGTCGCATCAATCCTTCAATTTCATCGCAGAGTTCGCGAAGCCTCGCAGTGGAACGCGCGTTACGGATCTCACGTAAAATACCCGCCGGATGGTGGCCGCTTTGAGCTAGCAGGTCTTTGTGGGTACAGACGTCCAGGGCTTTTGTCGCCGAAGTGCCGTCTTCGGTGACGCATATTTGAGGAATGCGTTCCCGCAGCATCAAGAGGAGTGCTGCCGTGGTACTTGAATTCGGGGAGACCGTATATACCGGTTTGGCCATGATGTCATTGACCGGTGCATCGGGGGAGCTGCGATTGATGATAATATGCCGAATCAACTGCAAACTGGTGACGATCCCCAACGGGCGTCTCATCCGGTCAACGACCAGAACAGAAGGCAGGCGTTTGTTGACCATGAGCTGTGCCGCCCGGTATATGGGGGAATCCGGCGTACAGGTGACCAGTCGCTCAATGGGGCGTGTGTTTAGATATTGTGCTCCTTCGAGATGGGATTCCAGAATCGTATGTTTCGCGGCCATTTGGGCTTTTTCAGGAATCTGTACCTTGGCTCCCACGCGCGTGGACCAGAACATGTGGCGGCGAACATAGTGACGCGCTTCATCATGAGCATCCAGCAGCTCTTTAAACGGTTTGCCGGGGATCACATAGAGGAGACTGTCTTCTTCGACCACTGCATGAACCTTGTGTGGTTCACCTTCCAGAAGGGACGTTAGTCCCAGCAGGTCGCCGATGTCGCGTACGTCGACACGCTCTGTGACACCTTTGTTTTCCCAGTAGTACTCGATTCGTCCGGTGCTGAGAAAATAAAGGCGATCCAGCGGAGGATCGCCTTGCTGCCAGAGCTTTTCGCCGACTGCCAAGGCGATCACACTGGCTTGGGCCGCCAAAGAAGGGACCGCATCGTCCGGAAGCAAGCTAAAGGGAGGGTATTGCTTGATCGCCCGGGCGATGCGGTCCGGTATGGCGTTGTTGGTCTTCGAACGCATGGGCGTTCTGAGTATTGATGATTTTTAGAAGACCAACCCAAGCTCGATGCCAAGTACGAGTGCGTCGTCTATCTCGCGGTAACCACTCGGGTTAAATACGTATTGAATATTGGGACGGATATGCAGGTAAGGTGTGACCTGGAACTTGTGGTTCAGCTCGATCCCGGCTTCGTAGTTTTGAGTCTCCAATCCCGCTTTGCGGTAGGCGTCATTGCGTTCGTCGCTGAACCATGCCGAGTAGAGGCCGAGCGCAGTCTTGTCCTGTGGGCGTGATGAGATGAGCCCGTCGTAGAGTAGGCCAGCAATGCCGTAGTAAGGCATCGGGCTCTTCTCTTCTTCAGGGGACATCGACCCGGCGATAAAGAACGTCAGTCCCTTACCCGGGTCTTCGTCATGTGCCATGAGCATTTGTTCGAAGACGAAGTAGATGCCGTATTGGGAATCTTCTTCCTTGCCCGGGAGTCCGGAGATATAGGGATTCCCGCCTGCAATATCTTCTGTGATGCTGGCAAAGTCACCACTGTGGTAGAAGCCGCCGATCGCGTAGCGTCCGGGCAAGTCGAAGAGTCCCGATTCTGGAGTGTAGTTGAACTCGGCCAGATACAAGGCACCATTGTCACCCACGCTGAAGTCTTCACCGTGGTTGTCTCCGCCTGCCGGCCCGATTGGTCCGCCGTCGTAGACACCGACTTTAAGGTGCGTTTGTTCGCTGGTGTCGATAATCATGCGGGCACCCAGGGTCGCTACCGGATAGGCGCTTAAGCCGTCCGGCATGTTATAGAACGGGGAGTTGAGCTGGCCGCAGATTGCGTTCGTGACGTATTCACCAAAGAGCGGTGAGGTCATGAAGTCGCTAGTCGCTGTCAGTCGCCCATAGGCCAGATCCACCTTCTCATCGAAGAGCTTGTGGCTCATTTGTACTTCGACCAGACGATGTGTTTGTCCGCCTCCGTACAGTTGCTGTACACTAATGGTGTTGCCGATGTAATCAGCCGACAAGCTTTTGCCCGATCGTTCCGAACCGCGAACCATCAGGCTCGTATTCTCAAGCCCGAACAACTTTTCGAAGTCAAAATCGAGTTCAAGGTAGAAATTATGCAGATAGGTAGCGCCTTCTTCGAGACCGCCACTGACATTGGCTGCGGGTTCTGTTGTATAGGATCCGTAAATCTCAATGCCGTTATTGTATAGGTCGTTTCGAAGGCCGCCCCAGTCTCCGGTCAGGTGGGTCTCGCGGCTGAAAGGACCGGTTGTTTGTGCCTGGACCTGACTTGCGATGCCAAAGGCAAGGGCAATTGTCAGTGGGGCTTTAGGGAAGAATCGTTTTTGGAATTTCATATATTTGTTTGGGGGGATTTTTTTTGAAGGGGTAAAGGGCCTCACCTGCCTGCAGTGTGAATTCACTGTCGCTTGCAGGTGAGGCACCAACGTTTACCTGATTAACCTCTGAAGTAGAGATAAGCGCTAAGGATCAGGACGAGGATCACGCCGGACCAGACGATGTCTGTCGTATTCCAGCTCTTGCGTGTCTCCGCCTTTTGTTCGTCCGTGACCGTACCGAAGGTCAAGCCGCTGATCTTTTCGTAATCGGGCTCGCGGGTCATATAGCTGACCGCGTAGAAGACGATGATACAGACGACGAGGATGAGCATCGAGTAATACTGGAAGAAGACATTATTCATCACCCAGAGGAACGAGCCCTCATCGTAGGTATACCCCATGAGGGCAACCGGCGTATCAATGGCCAGACGGATCAGGCCCATGAGAAAGCCGACGACCAGGGTCGCCAGACAGCCGGGACCATTGAGGCGCTTGAAAAAGACACCGAAGAAGAAGACCACGAAGATCGGCGGAGCCAGATAGGCCTGGATGCCTTGCAAGTAATCATATAAGCCCTTGGCTCCTTGAATCACCGGGATCCAGAGCAGGCCGATCACGACCAGAACAGCGGTTGCCACCCGGCCGATCCAAACCAGCCGTGCCTGACTGACGCCCTTGTGGAGGCGTGAATAGAAATCCATGGTAAATAAAGTCGCTGTTGCATTCAACACCCCGGCGAGCGAACTCATCAAAGCTGCCAGCAGACCGGCGACCACGATTCCCCGGAAACCGGTCGGCAAGACGTTCTGTACCATGAGAGGGAAGGCCGCTTGCGCATTTTCACGGATGACTTCACCCGTTGTCGCATCCAGCAGGCCGGCGGCCAGTTCCGGTTGGGCACCGCTCTTTGCCAGAGCCATGCAGATCATGCCCGGAATGATGAAGAGGAAGACCGGCAGCAGCTTGAGGCCGGAGGCGAAGATCGTGCCACGGCGGGCTTCCGTTTCATTGGGTGCGCCCAACATACGTTGAACAATGTATTGGTCGGTACACCAATACCAGAGGCCGATTACCGGTGCGCAGAATAGCATGGAGAGCCACGGGTAGTTGCCGTTGAAATACCAGGCTTCCTTCACGATGGCGCCCGTTTCGCCGACTTCGCGAATCGGTGCCCAAGAGCCTTCGGCTCCAGCGCGGACAATCGGCTTCCAGAGATTGAACATCTCACCGCCCAGGACCTCGCGCATGTTGTGCCATCCGGTGGCGACGCTGCCGTCACCTAAGGCTTTCAAGCCGAAGAAGGTGACGAGGAAGGAGCCGAACACGAGAATGAAGGTCTGCAACGCTTCGGTGTAAGCCACGGCTTTTAGACCCCCTGTGATCGTGTAGGCGCCAGTCAGTAGGAGGACGGCGATCGAGCCGATCCAGAAACTGTTAATGTTGCCGATGTGTATTTCGGGCAATAGCGTCGCGAAGACGATCCCACCGGCGAAAATGCCCACCGCGATCTTCGTCAACACATAGGCGAAGAGTGAAATGAGAGATAGGATTGTCCGGGCGTGAGGGCTGAAGCGCCGTTCCAAAAATTCAGGCATGGTGAATACTTTGGAGCGCATGTAGAATGGCCCGAGAACCCAGCCGAGGATGAGCAGACACCAGGCGTGGAGTTCATAGTGCGCCATCGCGACACCGTCGGTTGCTCCCGAACCGGCCAAGCCGACCAGGTGTTCGGAGCCGATATTCGATGCAAAGATCGACGCTCCAATGACGAACCAGCCGAGATTCCGGCCGGCGAGGAAGTAGTCATCCGAGGTGGCGTTCCCTTTTCGAATGACCCACCACGCTACTCCAAGTAGAATGGTGAAATAAATGGCTATCATGAGCCAGTCCAGTGCTTGCATAGTTTTAGTCCTTTCGGTTTTCCCGAAAACTAAACGGACCCGCCGGGGTCATTTGAGTTTGGGATGGGGGATTTTGATTGAGGTGTGCGAAGCTCAGGGGCTTCAGTTGGGTCTATTCCTTTTGGAATGGGGGTATTTTTAGTTCTATCTTATTCTTTGAGGAATATTTTGCTGACATTACAGTCAAGTAAACGGCGCGTAGGTAATCGTTTACATGGCTGGGTTTTGGGGTAGTATTTTAACTAAATGCTAAATTTTCAGGTCTTTTTTTTATTCGGGGCAGTGAATTCCTGAATTTTTGGGAGGGGAGAAAAGCTCAAAAAAAATTTTTCTAAATCTAGCTGAATTCCCGCGAGATGCAACGTTAGTAATGCTTTCCTTGCCAACTGTCGACAGTCGCGAGATGCTTCTCCAGCAGCTGCAGCATTTGGTCGTTGCGAAGATCCCACTGGATGGGGCTTAGGTTCTTTTCGGGAGGCGCCTCGGCAAAAAAGCGTTCGATGACGAAAGCGGGGTTCAAGCGCTCGATGAAGCGGGTGATGAACTCGAGATAGACATCGAGCTCGTAGAAGAGGAAGTCCTGCGGATGATGCTGGTAGTCTTTCACCATCGCGGTGCCGCGAATCAGTTGCAGCTGGTGGAACTTGATATTGTCGAGCGGGAGTTTGGAAAGCATCTCTGCTTCGGCCAGCATGTCATCCTCGCTTTCTCCCGGTAGTCCGAAGATCAAGTGGGTGCCCACCTTGATTCCGTATTCGGCGGTCAATTCGATGGCGTCGACCGCCTGTTGGTAACTGTGCCCCCGGTTGATGCGTTTCAAGGTGCGGTCGTAGCAGGATTCGATACCGATCTCTAGAATGACATAGTGGGACTGTGCCAGCTCGCGGAAGTAGGCGAGCTTTTCCCTGTCGATGCAATCCGGTCGGGTGCCGATGACCAGTCCGACCACGCCCGGCACCGCGAGTGCCTCGTCATAGATGGCCCTTAGGCGTTCAAGGGGGGCATAGGTGTTAGTGAAAGCCTGGAAGTAGGCCAAATGCTTGCCCGGATCATGGTAGCGTTTCTGATGAAAGCGGATGCCTTCCTCGATTTGTTGGCGCACGGGCTTTGCCGGATCGCAGTAGGCCGGGTTAAAGGCATCGTTGTCGCAGAAGGTACAACCTCCATGGGCAACGGTACCGTCCCGGTTGGGGCAGGTGAAGCCGGCATCAATCGAGACCTTCTGGACCCGTTGGCCGAAGGTACGCTTGAAATATTGGGGATAGGCGTTGAAGCGCCTCTCATGCCCCCAGCTGTAGTTCGCGCACATCGTAGAGCGACGGCACGCCGGTGCCGCCCGTTTAGATCTTCTCGACGATCTCGTCGGCCAGACCGTACTTGATCGCTTCGGGAGCGGTCATGTAGAAGTCGCGGTCGGTGTCCTTCTGGATCTGTTCGAGAGGTTGGCCGGAGGATTCGGCCAGAATGGCATTCAATTCGTCGCGCAGGCGCTCCATTTCCTTGGCTTGGATGTGGATGTCCACCGCAACCGCCACCATTTGCCCGGAAATGAGGGGCTGGTGGATCAGGACGCGAGAGTGGGGGTAGAGCAGGCGTTTGCCCTTGTCCGCGCCACAGAGGAGAATCGAGCCCATGCTGGCGGCCATCCCGGTCACAACTACGGTGATGGGAGAGCTGATCAGCTTCATGGTGTCGTAAATGGCCATGCCTGCGGTAATCGAGCCGCCGGGGGTGTTGATATAGAAAGTGATGTCCTTGCCCGGATCGGTCGCCTCCAGGTAGAGGAATTTCTCTGTTACGTCACGGGCCGACTTGTCGGAAACCTCGCCCCAGAGAAAGACTTTGCGTTGCTCCAGGAATGTGTCCTGGATCTTGCCCAGTCCGGCTTTTTCCTTGTCTTTGGACTTATCTTCTTTTTCGGCCATGGATATATACGTGTTCATGTAAGCATTAGGAGAGCAGAGCTTGGCGAGCTTTCAAGCCGTGAGTCTTATTCGGCTTCAATTTTTGCGATCCGGCGCTCGTGGCGACCTCCTTCAAATTCCGTGTCGAGCCAGATTCCGACGATTTTAAGTGCCAAGTCGACGGGCACCGGACGTGCGCCGATGGCGATGCAGTTGGCGTTGTTGTGCAATTTGGTCATTTCGGCGGACCATTCGTCCCAACAGAGGCCGCAGCGTACGCCTTTGACCTTGTTCGCGACAATCGCTTCGCCGTTCCCGCTGCCTCCCAGCACGATGCCGTAGTCGGCTTCACCGGACGCGACGGCCTGGGCGGCGGGGCGGATGAAATCCGGATAATCGCAGGATTCCGCGCTGTTGCAGCCGAAATCGAGGACTTCGTGTCCGCGCTGGCGGAGGAACTCGCTGATCGGTGCTTTCAAGGGGTATCCGGCATGGTCGGTGCCGATTGCAATCTTTAGGGAGGGCGTGCTCATGAAGCTTGAAGTAAAAGCCCTGCACTTGCCGCAGGGCAATACGTAATACACAAAAAGCTGCATCCTGGATGGCGGGGGCATTCGGTTGCGCCCGGGAATCGGCACATGAACCGAAAAAAAGAGTTGCACCGGGGGGCCAGTCGGCTAACTTCCGCCGTTTTTCCAAATTCACCAACTAAGTATTTAGCCATGCCGAGAGAGCACGTAACCATCGAATGCACTGAAGCCCGCGCCGAAGGCAAGCCGGTTTCCCGCTACATGACCACCCGCGACAAGCGTAAGCAGCCGGAGCGTGTGGAGAAGATGAAGTACAACAAGCATCTTCGCCGCCACACCCTGCACCGCGAAATCAAGAACTAAGGGTCGGTTCGACACTTTCTAAACAAAAACCCGCCATCAGGCGGGTTTTTTTGTGGCCCCGGTTCGAGCAGGGAAATAAAAGGGGGACTTGGATGCGGGAATGGCTTAGTGCTTGGTCTTTTCCACGCCCTTGCGCGATTTGCGCCAATTTTCCCGGTGTTTACGGATCCAGTCGAGGAGGGCGCGCTCAAAGCCGATGTCGCGACCCAGCTTTTCAGACTCCAGCCATTTGTGCCGGAGGATCTCGTCTCGTTCCGCCAGAAACTCCTGATACAGACTCGATTTCTGGGCGAATTCAGGCGCACCTTTGCAGGCTTGGGTGTTTGCGTTCATTTCCTCTGTGTCTTTCTTCGGGCTCATTGCTGGCAACCAACCTTAGATACATGTGCTATGTGAGAATACCTTAAATACAATTTCCGGCTAGTCAAAAGCGTTCTCTATTAATCTTTTATGAGCTTCTCTATCAGCTGTGCTGCGATCTGCTTAAATTCGCTGGACGCCGCGCTCTCCGGGTCGCTCACCACGATGGGGATTCCATTGTCGCAGCCGACGCGGATTGCCGGGTCGATCGGGACCTGGCCGAGTAGGTCGGTTTCGAGGGTGCGCGCTGTTTCTGCGCCACCGCCTTCACCGAAGAGGGCCTGCCGGCTACCATCGGGGCCTTCCAGATAGCTCATATTTTCCACCACACCGAGCAGTGGGACGTTAACCTTGTCAAACATCCGGGCGCCGCGGCGGGCGACTTGATAAGCTGCAGGTTGCGGCGTTGTTACCACGACCGCACCGTCAAGGGGCAGGGTCTGTACGAGGGAGAGTTGTGCATCGCCAGTGCCGGGGGGGAGGTCGACCACGAGGATCTCCAGTTCGCCCCAATTCACATTCTGGGCAAATTGCTGAATCGTCTTCATGATCATCGGGCCGCGCCAGATCACCGGTGTGTCTTCGTCGATCAGGAAGCCCATGGACATGGTGTGAATTCCGAAGTTCTCCACCGGGACAATCATGTCGTTCTGAATCTCAGGGCGGCCGGCGGCGCCGAGCATGAGAGGGACTGAGGGGCCGTAAATATCGCAGTCCATGATGCCCACGCCGCTGGGCATGCTGCGGGCTTCCAGTTCGCGCTGGAGGGCGCAGGCCAGATTGACCGTGACGGTGGACTTGCCCACGCCGCCTTTGCCGGAGGCAACCGCGACGGTATAGCGGACTTTCTGCATGGCCGGGCTGGACGAGGGGCCGACCGGGCTGCCGGAGGCTGGGGTCGGCTGTTGTTGCGGCTGGGAAATTTCCATGCGGACCTTCACGTCCTCGATTCCATCCAGACTGCCGACCGCCGCCTTGATGTCAGCTGCGATCTTTTCAGGGATGCTGCTGTCGCTGGTCGTGATCTCGACGCTGACCTGGGCGACTCCGCTGTCCAGTTGGACGTCACGTATCAGCCCGAAGGACACGATGTCCCGGCTGAAGCCCGGGTATTTCACGGATTTGAGGATTTCTTTAATTTGCTCGGTATCCACGATCTGAAAAATATCAAAGAGTTCGACAGTGAGACTGATTGGCTGCAACACAACCCGAAACATTGTGAATTTATTCAACCGTGAAAATTCCGGCCTCCATTCGATTTGCATTTGCGATTTCCGGCAAGCTGGGGCTAGTTCATTAGCCATGCGCTCCCTACATACTTTTTGCCTTTTTGCTTCACTCCTCATCGCCCTGGGATTGCCGGTTTCCGGGCAGGTTATTCAACTTGAGGATGCGACCCGAAGGAATGAAGGCATTATTCCCATCGCTCTGGAAAGTAGCGACGCCAATATCCGGGACCTGTCCGTGCGGGCCTTCCGTCTGCATGGTGCTTATTATGTGACGGATGCGGGAAAAGCCTCCTTTGCCGTCCGGATCGAGCGGGCCAGCGGGAGCTCTGTGCTTTTGACCATTCGCTCCGGGGGGCAGGAACTCTACCGGAGTACGGTTCCCGGGCGCGATTTACAGAATGCGGTTCTTCGTGCCTGTGACCTGACGGTCGACGGCACCGGCAAAAAGCGAGGTTTGAAGGGCTTTTTTGCCGGAAAGCTGGCTTTCGTGGGTAAACAACGCGGGGTTTCCGAAATCTATACCTCGGACCTGCTCTTTTCTCGGGTCACCCCGCTGACTGCTGACCGCGCGCTGGTGACGGGGCCGAAATGGGCTCCGGACGGCAACAGCCTGGTGTACACGACCTACTACAAGTCGGGCTTCCCTGACATCTACAAGCTGGACCTTCGGGCCGGGCGTAAGGTGCCGATAGCCACTTTCAAGGGGACCAACAACGGTGCCTGTTACAGCCGGGACGGCCGCAGGATCGCCATGACGCTCTCCGGCACCGGCAATTCCGAAATCTTTGTCTGTGACAGCTACGGCAAGAATGCCCGCCGCTTAACCACCAACCGCAGCCTCGAAGC encodes the following:
- a CDS encoding NADP-dependent isocitrate dehydrogenase; its protein translation is MSDKEKILYTITDEAPALATQSLLPIIEAFTKAAGVSVETRDISLSGRILANFPDVLTEDQRIADDLAELGELAKTPEANIIKLPNISASIPQMKACIKELQAKGYALPDYPEEPKTEAEKDAKARYDKIKGSAVNPVLREGNSDRRAAAAVKQYAKNNPHRMGAWSSDSKSHVSSMSEGDFFANEKSATIPEATVAKIELVAKDGSVTVLKDSLPLLAGEVIDGTYMSAKQLRAFLAQEIDASKAEGVLFSLHMKATMMKVSDPIIFGHAVSVFYKDVFEKHAATIAELGVDVKNGLGDLIAKLDNLPTEKKEAIASDLAAVYESSPDIAMVDSDRGITNLHVPSDVIIDASMPAAIRTSGQMWNKEGKQQDTNFVIPDRCYAGVYAETIDFCKKNGAFDPATMGSVPNVGLMAQKAEEYGSHDKTFEVPEDGTVRLVNAAGEIILQHAVEQGDIWRACQVKDAPIRDWVKLAVTRARATGVPAIFWLDAQRAHDAQLIEKVNTYLKDHDTEGLDIRILPPEEATRVSLERAKAGEDTISVTGNVLRDYLTDLFPILELGTSAKMLSIVPLMNGGGLFETGAGGSAPKHVQQFEKENYLRWDSLGEFLALGVSLEHLATVFSNAKAQVLAETLDAANAKFLEENKSPARKLGSIDNRGSHFYLALYWAEALAAQDKDADLKARFTPLAKALSESESKIVDELISAQGKPMDIGGYYRPDPKLASEAMRPSATFNSALAAL
- a CDS encoding sulfatase-like hydrolase/transferase, with the protein product MLIPIGDAEHYYRSFASKLVPYGDNSWTGRSNGDEGNITEHEEWVAQYLAAVTLLDEQIGRLLDALQGRDLLKDTVIIYTSDHGHMTGQDGLYGKANGSVPLNLTEETIRIPMII
- a CDS encoding 3'-5' exonuclease, giving the protein MEAGNPEQESQGILSAYRDQTRKKQDSKQALDDLGILVLDSETSGLNPRRDRLLSLASIEIKDRAIQIESLQDWLVHQDHASWNQAIEVHGILPSASAMGQPLRQVLLAFLQRLGNKLIVGHHIGFDIQMINKALKQQFNIKLRNRAIDTAQLAQQELSPFRPTGYANQRPPGLDEVCVQLGIPAIERHTAAGDAFTTAEIFVILTARMRQRRKRPLILGDFPLLRY
- a CDS encoding DUF294 nucleotidyltransferase-like domain-containing protein translates to MRSKTNNAIPDRIARAIKQYPPFSLLPDDAVPSLAAQASVIALAVGEKLWQQGDPPLDRLYFLSTGRIEYYWENKGVTERVDVRDIGDLLGLTSLLEGEPHKVHAVVEEDSLLYVIPGKPFKELLDAHDEARHYVRRHMFWSTRVGAKVQIPEKAQMAAKHTILESHLEGAQYLNTRPIERLVTCTPDSPIYRAAQLMVNKRLPSVLVVDRMRRPLGIVTSLQLIRHIIINRSSPDAPVNDIMAKPVYTVSPNSSTTAALLLMLRERIPQICVTEDGTSATKALDVCTHKDLLAQSGHHPAGILREIRNARSTARLRELCDEIEGLMRRYATNAISGIFLGQICGELYDELTQRLVGMAAEHMADHERRFPAVPWAWLSVGSDGRREQILRTDMDNALVYAESGNAKQDAANRQFFLDFSNHVIELMTECGFTRCQGGVMASNPNWCQSESTWLNEIRTPTWSDENTLLRSVILFDLRYVSGSKELTQRVRDAVFDQVENDVRLQRKLAELTLAVPPPLNFRGKYIVEKKGMHAGLFDLKKRALSPLRDAARALAFKYRLTRHYSTGGRYEQIKEAVPELEETAELAYEAYDFLLRLRLLNGLKRGDDGRYIDPAELTRLERAHLSNVFDVLRMVQGQLRSEFSL
- a CDS encoding carbohydrate porin → MKFQKRFFPKAPLTIALAFGIASQVQAQTTGPFSRETHLTGDWGGLRNDLYNNGIEIYGSYTTEPAANVSGGLEEGATYLHNFYLELDFDFEKLFGLENTSLMVRGSERSGKSLSADYIGNTISVQQLYGGGQTHRLVEVQMSHKLFDEKVDLAYGRLTATSDFMTSPLFGEYVTNAICGQLNSPFYNMPDGLSAYPVATLGARMIIDTSEQTHLKVGVYDGGPIGPAGGDNHGEDFSVGDNGALYLAEFNYTPESGLFDLPGRYAIGGFYHSGDFASITEDIAGGNPYISGLPGKEEDSQYGIYFVFEQMLMAHDEDPGKGLTFFIAGSMSPEEEKSPMPYYGIAGLLYDGLISSRPQDKTALGLYSAWFSDERNDAYRKAGLETQNYEAGIELNHKFQVTPYLHIRPNIQYVFNPSGYREIDDALVLGIELGLVF